Part of the Aciduliprofundum boonei T469 genome is shown below.
TCGTAGATGGAAGAGAAACCAGCTATCCCGCAATACTCATTTCTTTTTCTTTGCCCATGAGTATGAGCGCATTCTTGGAGCGGGATAACCACAGTGAGAGCACCTCTTCGTATGAATATTATATGTCTTATGACCGCATCTTCTACAAACTATATGGGTCGGCTTCCTGTTTCTTTTACCTTTTGAAGTTGTACCTTTTGTCATCTTAAATCACCTCATGGCGGGGATATGTAAATTACATTATCTCCTCTAACTATTACCACATTATGCACGCCTTTTGATTCTCCATTTATTATTTCCTCCACATTTTTAAGCACTAAATTAAGATGCTGATCATAGCCATCTAAGACTCCCCTGTACTCTTTGTTTCCCTTCATAGCTACCAATACCGGTTTATTTAAGCTCTCGTGGAGAACATGCAGAGGTTTTAACTGTTCCACCATATTTACCACTAAGCCCTTTATTTACTTCCCCTATTTAAATTTTGGCTTAGCAACATCGCCAAATTTATATATCCCCTCATTATTTCCGATTCTAAGCAGGCGTAGTGTAGTCTGGCAGCACAAGGGCCTTCCAAGCCCTTAGCCCGGGTTCAAATCCCGGCGCCTGCACTAAGCCCCTTTCTTAAGAAGAAAGGTGCCACTGCCCTGCGTAGCGGGGCGTGTTCGCATCTCACGATGCTCATTTACCCCCCAAAGAAATA
Proteins encoded:
- a CDS encoding 50S ribosomal protein L37e, with product MTKGTTSKGKRNRKPTHIVCRRCGHKTYNIHTKRCSHCGYPAPRMRSYSWAKKKK
- a CDS encoding LSM domain-containing protein, giving the protein MVEQLKPLHVLHESLNKPVLVAMKGNKEYRGVLDGYDQHLNLVLKNVEEIINGESKGVHNVVIVRGDNVIYISPP